The segment gggggagaaagacacatggtatcattgtttaaaatactcatgtgataatcacatcagtatttatcagttgcctgctttattatgatttttgagggtgtaacgaaagtatttattagcaaaatgtttataaagatataatacatataattgacttagacgatttttatccgttacagtagatttggaaacgtcacactccatgaaatagtaatttattgtgaaccatattctcagaaaaataactaataaaacgacaaaataagagtatttcgaaatatatttgaagtacatatatatagtacatgttaaaaaaacgttATCAGCTACCGATTTGAGTTTCCGGTGGAATAAggaattctttaaaaaataaacatttcaataGTATAATATGATGATATTTCTACGTACGACAATGCTACGAGatagaatataatttgaagTGACGTCAACATTGTTGATGTTGGATTTAAAAGTCTACTTAGTCTaccataaatataaacttttgtctagttttattatttatctgaacctaaaatgtattaaaaatatgttccaatctcattatacatttgtatatccatagtgtagacaataaaatacttattacaatgaaaataataagatattttcctctaattattctactttATGCGTCCCTAATCAAtaagaaaaagataattatgttgatttttaataaatattacattgatttatttcttcttctattcttaaagccatttgataaagTTGCATCAATATTtgttggaaatttgttcattttatgcagtaaaaatatcatcaccTATGAGCCTCTAAGGTCTAGtttcctttaattatgatgcaatttaatatgtattgagTTGAATCCAAATTAGAATCATTTTATGATATCTGAAAATATGAAATGGATTCCTAGTGTTGCGTGGCCCTTATTTCCTACGTCAGCTAAaggatatttgtattatatgatTTGTAGCTCCTTccattttctttcctttcttcTCACGTTATCAGGTAAGACCAGATATCATTCTCATTCCTTCTTGGAAACCATGATCTTCATGGCTCCTTGAATTAGGAACGGAGCTTCCACACAAGAAATGGATACTTTAATTCCAATTTCCTAAGTTCCCATGGATCCTTACTGAGTGAGTTTTATCGTTTTAGGATGGGTGCATATCGGTATATGAGTGAGTTCTACCGGAAGAAGCAGAGCGATTGCCTCCGCTACCTTCTCCGTATTCGGTGCTGGCAATATCGCCAATTGACCTAGGTGCATGGTTGCCCAAGGTCCACTAGACCCGACAAAGCTCGTCGCCTTGGACACAAGAATAAACAAGGTAATTATAGGGTCCAAGCCTTGGACTTCTCTCTCTGTAATGATGATACCTTTTCATGCACCACTCtgaaatatacataatcatGTATATGAATGAGGAGAAATACCACATTTCAACTGATAATTGCTCATAACTTCATTTTACATGTTCCATTGAGTCTGTTaagcttataatttaattttatttttcattaggtTTTGTTATTTATCGTATTGCCATGCGTCGTGGAGGACGTAAACGCCCTGTTCCCAAAGGTTGTCCCTATGGGAAACCTAAAACTTCTGGTGCTGTTAAGCAACAAAAGCCAGAGAGAAATTTACAATCCATTGCCGAGGTAAGTTTTGATCCCTTTCGTAAAGCTATGCTCCTTcgattgttatattttttggcttCTCACTTCCCTTAAGGGTTATGAGAGCCTCATCTTTATAATGagtatagttattaattaaattatttgtatgatGATAATGATACTAATGAGCGTTTAGTGATTGCCTAAAGTATTCCTTCCTTAGAAGACTGAAACCACTCTCATACAATGTTACTTC is part of the Lepeophtheirus salmonis chromosome 14, UVic_Lsal_1.4, whole genome shotgun sequence genome and harbors:
- the LOC121129065 gene encoding LOW QUALITY PROTEIN: large ribosomal subunit protein eL15-like (The sequence of the model RefSeq protein was modified relative to this genomic sequence to represent the inferred CDS: substituted 1 base at 1 genomic stop codon); amino-acid sequence: MGAYRYMSEFYRKKQSDCLRYLLRIRCWQYRQLTXVHGCPRSTRPDKARRLGHKNKQGFVIYRIAMRRGGRKRPVPKGCPYGKPKTSGAVKQQKPERNLQSIAEERVGRRLKGLRVLNSYWVCQDSTYKYFEVILIDPHHKAIRRDPKINWMCRAVQKHRELRGLTAAGKKSRGLGKGSNFTQTIGGSRRAAWLRRNSLKLRRKR